One region of Oceanipulchritudo coccoides genomic DNA includes:
- the uvrA gene encoding excinuclease ABC subunit UvrA produces MSSFVIAGCNLKESAVSDSVPVNRMEKVIHIKGAKVHNLKGIDVSIPREQMVVITGVSGSGKSSLAFDTLFAEGYRKFMDSLSTRARQIMEQIERPEVDYIEGLTPVIAIEQRTGTGANPRSTVASITEIADFARLLWSLCGEAYCPEDGGRIVQQSLDDCLGRIFTEPEGSRVMVVAPYMEAKVSVLRNEVPHLKQKGYLRVRLDGKILELEDPDLFSGLKGEQQMDLIIDRLILRPDQRSRLADSLELAFREADNRAFVLLQDKGSESWRSIPVSQHFACEKCGTVFPEITPRHFSWDHPDGACRTCGGLGETLQFTPELLVPDPEKSVRKGALKPWRIGSRKMIIARNAQLKQLAEQLPFDPTVPWKDLSEDVRKAILYGTGEREFLFKLKPGNRKPQPARFEGVLADLERSRRDTSSDGFRHRLMAYQIRNRCEDCGGARLKKSSRSVLLAGTPYTEFLGGTLGEAQAFVEGLKLPGFEEAIKGLHNRLQFLNEVGLSYLSLDRSYASLSGGEAQRVRLATQVGMGLVGVTYVLDEPTIGLHPANTADLLRTLTDLRDRGNSVIVVEHDPDVIRASDHLLEIGPGAGEAGGELVFQGTVKEATKDKHSQTGAFLSGRARVERSVPIKEPTEGWVRVKGAHEHNLKEIDVAFPMGLLTVVTGVSGSGKSTLVNDVLGKAAAFKLNRAKEIPGRHRGIDGLSSFERVVRVDQSPIGRSPRSNPATFTKIFDDLRKLFAQTPLAKVRGYGPGRFSFNVRGGRCERCQGDGAIKLDMQFLSDVYTECPSCHGHRYNRETLEVRFKGYNIADVLDLTVDSAVDLFAHQPKLRAKLETLQAVGLGYIRLGQAAPTLSGGEAQRLKLSLELSKSQRSHNLYILDEPTTGLHWVDIQHLMDLLFKLREQGQTLIMIEHNIDVIRLADWIIDLGPGGGTQGGEVLHAGPFEELKSIKRSATAKSLKGMA; encoded by the coding sequence ATGTCCTCTTTTGTAATTGCCGGATGCAACTTGAAAGAATCCGCGGTGAGTGATTCAGTTCCTGTCAATCGGATGGAAAAAGTGATTCATATCAAGGGCGCCAAGGTCCACAACCTGAAGGGGATTGATGTTTCGATACCGCGTGAACAAATGGTCGTCATCACGGGGGTCAGTGGATCGGGTAAATCCTCACTGGCTTTTGATACGCTTTTTGCGGAGGGATACCGCAAGTTCATGGACAGCCTTTCGACCCGTGCCCGGCAGATCATGGAGCAAATCGAGCGTCCGGAAGTGGATTACATAGAAGGGCTTACGCCGGTCATAGCCATTGAGCAACGAACAGGCACGGGGGCGAATCCGCGCAGCACTGTCGCCTCAATCACCGAAATTGCTGATTTTGCGAGGCTACTCTGGTCGCTGTGTGGGGAGGCCTACTGTCCCGAGGATGGGGGCCGAATTGTGCAGCAATCCCTGGATGATTGCTTGGGACGGATATTCACCGAACCTGAAGGAAGCCGGGTGATGGTGGTCGCCCCTTACATGGAGGCCAAAGTTTCAGTTCTCCGGAACGAGGTGCCACACCTGAAGCAGAAGGGGTATTTGCGGGTTCGTCTGGACGGGAAGATTCTTGAATTGGAGGATCCTGACTTGTTCTCCGGCCTGAAGGGTGAGCAGCAGATGGATCTCATCATTGACCGGCTCATCCTGAGACCGGACCAACGCAGCAGGCTGGCTGATTCGCTTGAACTGGCTTTTCGGGAAGCCGACAATCGGGCCTTTGTCCTGTTGCAGGATAAAGGGAGCGAAAGCTGGCGAAGCATTCCGGTCAGCCAGCATTTTGCCTGTGAGAAATGCGGAACAGTCTTCCCGGAGATCACCCCAAGGCACTTCTCCTGGGATCATCCCGACGGTGCGTGCCGAACCTGTGGCGGGCTGGGGGAGACACTTCAATTCACTCCGGAGCTGCTCGTACCCGATCCGGAAAAATCCGTTCGCAAAGGGGCGCTCAAGCCATGGCGAATCGGGTCGAGAAAAATGATCATTGCCCGGAATGCCCAGCTAAAGCAGCTGGCTGAACAATTGCCATTTGATCCAACGGTTCCCTGGAAGGACCTGTCCGAGGATGTGCGGAAGGCAATTTTGTACGGTACCGGAGAGCGCGAATTCCTGTTCAAACTTAAGCCCGGTAACCGGAAGCCTCAGCCGGCTCGTTTTGAAGGCGTGCTGGCTGACCTGGAGCGTTCACGCAGGGATACCTCAAGCGATGGATTTCGTCATCGGCTCATGGCTTACCAGATACGGAATCGCTGTGAAGATTGTGGCGGGGCCCGCCTGAAGAAGTCATCCCGCTCAGTTCTTCTCGCCGGCACGCCGTACACGGAGTTTCTGGGAGGCACGCTTGGCGAGGCACAGGCCTTTGTTGAAGGGTTGAAACTGCCGGGTTTTGAGGAAGCTATAAAGGGACTACACAATCGTCTGCAGTTCCTCAACGAGGTGGGTTTGAGTTACCTGTCCCTTGACCGATCCTACGCCAGCCTGAGCGGCGGGGAAGCCCAGCGGGTACGTTTGGCGACACAGGTCGGAATGGGCCTTGTCGGCGTGACCTACGTCTTGGATGAGCCGACCATCGGGCTCCACCCGGCCAACACAGCAGACCTTCTTCGGACCTTGACCGATCTTCGCGATCGTGGGAACAGCGTCATCGTTGTTGAGCATGATCCTGATGTCATCCGGGCATCCGATCATCTTCTGGAGATTGGCCCGGGAGCCGGGGAGGCTGGGGGAGAGCTCGTTTTTCAAGGGACCGTCAAGGAAGCTACGAAGGATAAACATTCGCAAACGGGAGCTTTTCTCAGTGGGCGGGCCAGGGTGGAGCGCTCAGTCCCGATCAAGGAACCCACTGAGGGCTGGGTGAGGGTAAAAGGGGCCCATGAGCATAATCTAAAAGAAATCGATGTCGCTTTTCCAATGGGATTGCTGACTGTTGTCACGGGTGTCAGTGGATCGGGAAAAAGTACACTGGTAAATGACGTCCTTGGCAAAGCGGCGGCTTTCAAGCTAAACAGGGCCAAGGAAATACCCGGTCGTCACAGGGGAATTGATGGACTTTCCTCATTCGAGCGCGTGGTTCGCGTTGACCAAAGTCCGATTGGGCGTAGCCCGCGCTCAAACCCAGCCACCTTCACGAAGATATTTGATGACCTGAGAAAACTTTTTGCGCAGACCCCGCTGGCCAAGGTCCGCGGGTATGGTCCGGGACGGTTCAGTTTCAATGTCCGTGGGGGTCGTTGTGAGCGCTGTCAGGGAGACGGAGCAATCAAGCTGGATATGCAGTTTCTCAGCGATGTCTACACAGAGTGTCCAAGTTGCCACGGCCATCGCTATAACCGGGAGACCTTGGAAGTCCGTTTCAAGGGATACAATATTGCCGATGTGCTGGACCTGACGGTTGATTCGGCGGTGGACCTCTTTGCCCACCAGCCAAAGTTGCGGGCCAAGCTGGAGACACTTCAGGCCGTGGGTCTCGGATACATCCGCCTGGGACAGGCTGCCCCGACCCTCAGCGGTGGGGAGGCCCAGCGCCTAAAGTTGTCCCTTGAGCTGAGTAAAAGCCAGCGCAGCCACAATCTCTACATCCTTGATGAACCGACGACGGGTCTGCATTGGGTCGATATCCAGCACCTGATGGACTTGCTCTTTAAACTGCGCGAACAGGGACAGACCCTGATCATGATTGAGCACAATATCGATGTCATTCGCCTCGCCGACTGGATTATTGATCTGGGCCCGGGAGGCGGGACACAGGGTGGGGAGGTTCTGCACGCGGGTCCATTCGAAGAACTTAAGTCCATCAAGCGAAGTGCTACCGCCAAATCTCTGAAGGGGATGGCATAA
- a CDS encoding glutaredoxin family protein translates to MSITTPTIYIKPGCPWCRQAMSFFSQHGVQLEVRDVTASTQNMKRMLDISGQSLTPTFEFGEFVVADFSVDEFIDALEQVPEVKQQLGFGDEEDWN, encoded by the coding sequence ATGAGTATTACTACCCCCACGATCTATATCAAACCAGGCTGCCCCTGGTGCCGACAGGCCATGTCGTTCTTCTCGCAACATGGCGTTCAGTTGGAAGTGCGTGATGTGACCGCAAGCACGCAAAATATGAAGCGCATGCTGGATATCAGCGGTCAATCCCTCACGCCGACTTTTGAGTTCGGGGAATTTGTTGTGGCCGATTTCTCGGTTGACGAGTTTATCGATGCCCTCGAACAAGTCCCCGAAGTCAAACAGCAGCTCGGCTTTGGTGACGAGGAAGACTGGAACTGA